From a single Apium graveolens cultivar Ventura chromosome 2, ASM990537v1, whole genome shotgun sequence genomic region:
- the LOC141705633 gene encoding putative nucleoredoxin 1-2 yields the protein MQPRKNRVQDRTNINPGLKQKNMLEDSIWSIEPITLKVKPGDEVILEDILVSPEYRVTKGYLVKELQEWYTDKYVCIFMLSMSSAHAKSTVLDTIMLRDVQHQIESSGAIFKVICVPTHFQADLEKEHSDDDEYIFNPYQHHLNLKFYTPFQDIDIDNHACLNQIASTLGLPKDHETTYVILSPMNGYCRKVVSIFDSDFIKWHGAEPYPFTIEKIQQLAREDEAMRSGKHDLGTLLCRPGRDFVISNDCTKVPISELQQKIVCLLFYEDNLECRKRTEELKQVYELHKNFEVVVVFPVSFGQRAIIQSGRFNKWKRELEFWKVFGDMPWLAVPFEDAKCRQLWRVFMRTKQCNDSNASNLFIIHSKEKYFEENGFQVLKETGFTNYPFIGVEVVPSAIAIRGKKLSSILEPNIELLHARDLDDAKGGLEKFKVCKLFGAPVVFLFVRASGCSEFLSRLQYYHLVASWTIDKFEVVYIPMNESAHDIASHWMLTSGSAEFKEKHLLPLFPHFFKEEITQNAEKEFTLALVTFGSFGHYFDQGITYSNSYEAAYELFLKTFPFRYDEEKENFEDVFSATRPKYFPLNSENEKKDI from the exons ATGCAGCCGCGGAAGAATAGAGTACAAGATAGAACCAACATTAATCCTGGGTTGAAGCAAAAGAACATGCTAGAGGATTCAATCTGGTCTATAGAGCCGATTACTCTCAAAGTAAAACCCGGAGATGAGGTTATTCTGGAAGATATTCTGGTATCCCCGGAATACAGAGTCACCAAAGGTTATCTTGTCAAG GAGTTGCAGGAATGGTATACTGATAAATACGTGTGCATTTTTATGCTCTCTATGTCTTCTGCTCATGCGAAATCCACTGTTCTTGATACTATCATGTTGAGGGACGTTCAACATCAAATTGAGTCTTCCGGTGCCATATTTAAGGTTATTTGTGTGCCTACACATTTTCAAGCTGATCTTGAGAAAGAACATTCAGATGATGATGAGTACATCTTCAATCCGTACCAGCATCATTTGAATTTGAAATTTTACACACCGTTCCAGGATATCGATATCGATAATCATGCATGCTTGAATCAAATAGCGAGTACTCTTGGTCTCCCAAAAGATCATGAAACAACCTATGTTATCCTTAGTCCTATGAATGGTTACTGCAGAAAAGTTGTGAGTATATTTGACAGTGACTTCATCAAGTGGCATGGAGCCGAACCTTATCCCTTTACCATAGAAAAGATCCAACAATTGGCGCGCGAAGATGAAGCTATGCGCAGTGGCAAACATGACTTGGGCACCCTTTTGTGCAGGCCAGGTCGTGATTTTGTGATCTCAAATGATTGCACAAAG GTACCTATTTCCGAACTGCAGCAGAAGATTGTCTGCCTCTTATTTTATGAAGATAATTTAGAGTGCAGAAAGCGGACGGAGGAACTGAAGCAGGTTTATGAACTGCACAAAAATTTCGAGGTGGTGGTTGTGTTCCCTGTTTCTTTTGGGCAGCGTGCCATTATTCAATCGGGCAGATTCAATAAATGGAAACGCGAGTTAGAATTCTGGAAGGTGTTCGGCGACATGCCATGGTTGGCAGTCCCTTTTGAAGATGCCAAATGTAGGCAGTTGTGGCGAGTCTTTATGCGCACAAAACAGTGCAATGATTCTAATGCATCGAACTTGTTCATAATTCACTCTAAAGAAAAGTACTTTGAGGAAAATGGATTTCAGGTCCTGAAGGAAACTGGATTCACAAATTATCCTTTTATTGGGGTGGAGGTTGTACCGAGTGCAATTGCAATAAGAGGGAAGAAATTGTCGTCTATTTTAGAACCAAATATTGAGCTACTTCATGCTAGGGATTTGGATGATGCTAAAGGAGGACTG GAGAAATTTAAAGTCTGCAAACTCTTTGGGGCTCCAGTTGTGTTCCTATTTGTACGAGCTTCAGGATGTAGTGAATTTCTATCTAGATTACAgtattatcatttagttgcaagTTGGACTATTGATAAGTTTGAGGTAGTCTACATTCCAATGAATGAATCTGCCCATGACATTGCCTCTCATTGGATGCTGACTAGCGGTTCTGCAGAATTCAAGGAGAAGCACTTGCTTCCGCTCTTTCCTCATTTTTTCAAGGAAGAAATTACTCAAAATGCTGAAAAAGAATTCACTCTGGCGCTGGTGACTTTTGGATCGTTTGGACATTATTTTGATCAAGGAATTACTTATAGCAACAGTTACGAAGCAGCATATGAGCTGTTTTTGAAGACCTTTCCATTTAGGTACGACGAGGAGAAGGAAAACTTTGAAGACGTATTTAGTGCAACCCGTCCTAAATATTTTCCATTGAACAGCGAAAATGAGAAAAAAGACATATGA
- the LOC141684428 gene encoding uncharacterized protein LOC141684428, which produces MRFNIMDNVIMLENRIEEEEFEEESDNQFYETVKYLLMVINAIMTVLKANLTIMNEPIGRSLTRRPISRLGYFFINNLMKEDPENFRELHRMYPNVFLKLCGIIREGTNLEDTRYVSIEEMVAMFLLIIGHNDRYCNVRQRFGRSHFTASRNLNKDCVGGIDGTHIPAMIRGRDVSSYHNCHRFNSQNVLSGWKGSAHDSKLLNDDGLEVPQGKYYLFDCRFANRRQFLSAIRKVRYYLKEFGGEGRHTRNANELFNLHHSSLRNVIERIFGIFKSRFTIFKIAPPFSFQVQAELVLACAGLHNFLRKECRSDEYPIEVVDDQSSDMEEADNPESNIPSQQQQRTEANTWRANIANSKWEDRPRNAVNEEYEEDQYDES; this is translated from the exons ATGAG GTTTAATATTATGGATAATGTGATAATGCTGGAAAACAGAATAGAAGAAGAAGAATTCGAAGAAGAAAGTGACAATCAGTTTTATGAAACAGTTAAGTATTTATTAATGGTGATCAATGCGATAATGACAGTGTTAAAAGCTAATTTAACTATTATGAATGAACCTATTGGTCGTTCTCTAACACGACGACCAATATCTAGACTTGGGtacttttttataaataatttgatGAAAGAAGATCCAGAAAATTTTCGCGAGCTACATAGAATGTATCCAAATGTGTTTCTTAAGTTATGTGGCATTATAAGAGAGGGAACTAATCTAGAAGATACACGATATGTGTCTATTGAAGAAATGGTTGCTATGTTCCTACTAATTATAGGACATAATGATCGTTATTGTAATGTCCGACAGAGGTTTGGTCGCTCACACTTCACTGCTAGTAGAAATCTTAATAAA GACTGTGTTGGTGGTATTGATGGAACTCATATTCCGGCTATGATAAGAGGTCGAGATGTTAGCAGCTACCATAATTGTCATAGATTTAATTCTCAAAATGTGCTTAGTGGCTGGAAAGGTTCAGCACATGACTCAAAATTGTTAAATGATGATGGGTTGGAAGTTCCTCAAG GAAAATATTATCTTTTTGATTGCAGATTTGCTAATCGTCGTCAATTTTTATCTGCAATTCGTAAAGTAAGATATTATCTAAAAGAGTTTGGTGGCGAAGGTCGTCACACAAGAAATGCAAATGAGCTATTTAATCTCCATCATTCCTCGTTGAGAAATGTAATCGAGAGAATTTTTGGTATCTTCAAATCTCGATTTACGATATTTAAAATTGCACCTCCATTTTCATTTCAAGTACAAGCAGAGTTGGTACTAGCTTGTGCTGGTTTACACAATTTTCTTCGAAAAGAATGTCGCTCTGATGAATATCCTATTGAAGTAGTAGATGACCAATCTTCAGACATGGAGGAAGCTGATAACCCTGAATCAAATATCCCAAGCCAACAACAACAAAGGACTGAAGCAAATACTTGGAGAGCTAACATCGCTAATTCTAAGTGGGAAGATAGGCCTCGTAATGCAGTAAACGAAGAATATGAAGAAGACCAATATGATGAGAGCTAG
- the LOC141705635 gene encoding LEC14B homolog, giving the protein MYEEFQNDKQRRKRLNLLKYETELHEILKFRVLDDNDDYGILSVKFSSDSKEIIAGTRDSSICVYDLGMNRLSLRFKPHMLFSYTPIKFKIASWDP; this is encoded by the exons ATGTATGAG GAATTTCAGAATGACAAACAAAGAAGGAAGAGACTGAACCTCCTCAAATACGAAACT GAACTTCATGAGATATTAAAATTCCGGGTTCTGGATGATAATGATGATTATGGGATCTTATCCGTAAAATTCTCAAGCGATTCTAAAGAGATTATTGCAGGAACTCGTGATTCATCAATATGTGTTTATGATCTGGGAATGAATAGACTTTCCCTCCGTTTTAAGCCTCATATG TTATTCTCTTATACACCTATCAAGTTTAAGATTGCTTCATGGGATCCTTGA
- the LOC141684437 gene encoding uncharacterized protein At2g29880-like: MADSQSAKKRAGYDQWTVDESNALLELTVDAASRGWRDNSGIFTKQIVMDRILPSLNEKFKCNKTYNNYQSRLKWFKIRYLSYSTLMSFSSGFGYDPISKRFTAPNEVWEEYIKAHR, encoded by the exons ATGGCTGATTCGCAAAGTGCCAAAAAGAGAGCCGGTTATGATCAATGGACGGTAGACGAGAGTAATGCGTTATTAGAGCTTACGGTTGATGCCGCGAGTCGAGGATGGCGTGATAATAGTGGTATCTTTACTAAACAAATAGTAATGGATCGAATTCTTCCTTCACTTAATGAAAAATTTAAGTGTAATAAGACTTATAACAATTATCAAAGTCGACTAAAATGGTTCAAAATTCGGTATCTCTCTTATTCAACTCTTATGAGTTTTAGTTCTGGATTTGGATATGACCCTATTTCTAAGAGATTCACCGCTCCAAATGAAGTCTGGGAAGAGTACATAAAG GCTCACCGATAA
- the LOC141684457 gene encoding putative serine/threonine-protein kinase At1g54610: MRNCCLPLLGHYNNEEDAMESLPLHNEGNWSERIPRHNSLHKYTSFPKYSPSRNKENRKKKALSSFRGYHSGIGRIPKGGETELIAAGWPSWMVEVSGEDLRGWIPRKLKSFGSLKLIGEGTYSHVYRAIDLEKQKIVALKKIRVDDLEPGTIRFVARAIRIVRSLHHPNIIKLEGVVASESSYSLYLVLEYMEHDLARLASTGLKFTEAQVKSYMKQLFCGLDYCHRQGILHRDIKGSKLLIDNSGNLKIADFGLAYFNNPQEVCPLTNRVISLWYRAPEILLGATCCSDAVDLWSAGCLFAELYAGEPIFPGTTELDQLRQIFTLCGSPSEEYWRKLKLRPAEIFNPQKPFKRCIAEKFESLPAPALALIETLLSIDPSARKSAIDALNNEFFLSEPLPSEPEEFPEFPPSKELNGQVRDEARREAAGRYKGNIYDDKGNRTSRSRAIPALRLNAELYHSMLTERVEVKFKPSTVEAASGIPNEISGPGE, from the exons ATGCGGAATTGTTGTCTACCATTACTTGGACACTATAACAATGAAGAAGATGCAATGGAAAGTTTACCATTGCATAATGAAGGTAATTGGAGTGAGAGGATACCTAGGCACAATTCTCTTCACAAATATACTTCTTTTCCAAAATATTCGCCTTCCAGAAATAAGGAGAACCGAAAGAAAAAAGCCCTATCTTCTTTCCGTGGATATCATTCTGGCATTGGAAGAATTCCAAAAGGTGGTGAGACCGAGTTGATTGCAGCAGGGTGGCCTTCGTGGATGGTTGAAGTTTCTGGTGAAGATTTAAGGGGATGGATTCCCAGAAAATTAAAGTCTTTTGGGAGCTTAAAACTA ATCGGTGAAGGTACTTACAGCCATGTTTATCGGGCTATTGATCTTGAGAAGCAGAAAATCGTTGCTTTAAAGAAGATCAGAGTCGACGATTTGGAACCTGGAACTATTCGCTTCGTGGCCAGAGCGATTAGGATTGTACGCAGTCTACACCATCCTAACATAATAAAATTGGAAGGTGTAGTTGCATCAGAGTCTTCATACAGTTTGTACCTTGTGCTGGAGTACATGGAACATGATCTTGCACGGCTTGCTTCCACTGGGCTGAAGTTTACAGAAGCTCAG GTCAAATCCTACATGAAGCAACTGTTTTGCGGACTTGACTACTGCCACCGTCAGGGCATCCTGCATCGAGATATAAAAG GTTCCAAACTTCTGATAGACAACAGCGGGAACCTAAAAATTGCCGACTTTGGTTTGGCCTACTTCAACAATCCGCAAGAAGTTTGCCCTCTGACGAATCGTGTCATTAGTCTTTGGTACCGAGCACCTGAGATATTACTTGGCGCCACTTGCTGCAGTGATGCTGTAGATCTATGGAGTGCAGGTTGCCTTTTTGCTGAATTGTATGCTGGAGAACCAATTTTCCCGGGGACAACGGAG CTGGATCAGCTGCGTCAAATATTCACGCTTTGTGGCTCACCTTCAGAGGAATACTGGAGAAAATTGAAGCTGCGTCCTGCAGAAATATTCAATCCTCAAAAACCTTTTAAAAGATGTATTGCAGAAAAGTTCGAGAGCTTACCTGCACCAGCATTAGCGCTGATTGAGACCCTGCTCTCAATAGATCCTTCAGCTCGAAAGTCTGCAATTGATGCTTTGAATAATGAG TTCTTTTTGTCAGAACCGCTTCCAAGTGAACCTGAAGAGTTTCCAGAGTTTCCTCCAAGCAAAGAGCTCAATGGTCAAGTTCGAGATGAAGCAAGAAG AGAAGCGGCTGGAAGATACAAGGGTAACATATATGATGACAAAGGGAACCGGACGTCTAGATCTAGAGCCATTCCAGCTCTTCGTCTTAACGCAGAGTTATACCACTCAATGCTG ACGGAAAGGGTTGAGGTAAAGTTCAAGCCTTCTACCGTTGAAGCTGCTTCTGGAATTCCAAATGAAATTAGTGGTCCTGGGGAGTGA